The following coding sequences are from one bacterium window:
- a CDS encoding metallophosphoesterase — MMHENLVGIMSDSHDDRKAIQKAVDLFNRKGCSLVIHAGDYVAPFTIREFGKLEARFIGVFGNNDGEKKGLSVQFSQIGSIHEPPHEFDYSGKRFVVMHDPVNLDTFVSREDIDVIVYGHLHKIDIRPGRPLVINPGESCSWLTGVSTVVLLDLLTMETELVDLKV; from the coding sequence ATGAGCGACAGCCATGATGACCGTAAAGCAATACAAAAGGCGGTTGATCTGTTCAACCGTAAGGGCTGTTCGCTCGTGATTCATGCCGGCGATTATGTGGCCCCGTTCACTATACGGGAGTTCGGGAAACTGGAAGCGCGGTTTATCGGCGTATTCGGCAACAACGACGGTGAAAAAAAGGGGCTTTCCGTCCAGTTCTCGCAAATCGGGTCGATTCATGAGCCGCCTCATGAATTCGACTATTCGGGCAAACGCTTCGTTGTCATGCACGACCCTGTGAATCTCGACACGTTCGTCAGCCGTGAAGACATCGATGTGATCGTGTACGGCCATCTTCATAAGATTGATATCCGCCCCGGCAGACCGCTCGTTATCAATCCCGGGGAGAGCTGTTCGTGGCTGACCGGAGTTTCCACCGTCGTGCTCCTCGATCTGCTGACCATGGAAACGGAGCTCGTGGACCTCAAGGTATGA